In Paraburkholderia flagellata, a genomic segment contains:
- a CDS encoding IclR family transcriptional regulator codes for MAHHSEDREPGTESTVSPGPRATTRIVQVLRILADHPQGATLTELADLSATPKTSLLALLRALTHAHYLTHDGGKYALGVEAFKLGAAIVAQRRFPEIARPVMERLALEAGETILIGQLASDRPSMVYVMSAQSRSAIRFIAGIGERRELFSSSGGRVLLAAMSEAQQTEYFRTAELRAHTPATRTQKRELKALLKEVAETGVAVTVEQSSADVVGFAAPIRDESGAVIAVLVMGTPVSRGVPGMERFKALIARGAAEVSALLGYAGPSTLALSRPVA; via the coding sequence ATGGCGCACCACTCCGAAGACCGTGAACCGGGCACCGAATCCACCGTGTCGCCCGGGCCGCGGGCCACTACGCGCATCGTGCAGGTGCTGCGCATTCTCGCCGACCATCCGCAGGGCGCCACGCTCACCGAACTCGCGGACTTGAGCGCCACGCCGAAAACGAGCCTCCTTGCGCTGCTGCGCGCGCTCACGCACGCGCACTATCTCACGCATGACGGCGGCAAATACGCGCTCGGCGTAGAAGCATTCAAGCTCGGTGCGGCCATCGTCGCGCAACGACGCTTTCCCGAAATCGCACGCCCGGTGATGGAGCGCCTGGCGCTCGAAGCGGGCGAAACGATCCTGATCGGCCAGCTCGCGAGCGACCGGCCTTCCATGGTCTATGTGATGTCGGCTCAGAGCCGCAGTGCGATCCGCTTCATTGCGGGCATAGGCGAGCGGCGCGAACTGTTTTCCTCCTCGGGCGGGCGCGTGTTGCTGGCCGCAATGAGCGAGGCGCAGCAGACCGAGTATTTCCGCACAGCCGAGTTGCGTGCCCACACGCCTGCCACGCGCACGCAAAAGCGCGAGTTGAAGGCGCTCCTCAAGGAAGTGGCCGAGACCGGCGTGGCCGTCACGGTCGAGCAGAGTTCCGCCGATGTGGTGGGCTTTGCCGCGCCGATCCGCGACGAGTCGGGCGCGGTGATCGCGGTGCTCGTGATGGGCACGCCGGTAAGCCGAGGCGTGCCGGGCATGGAGCGCTTCAAGGCGCTGATCGCGCGCGGCGCGGCGGAAGTGTCGGCGCTGCTCGGGTATGCGGGGCCCAGTACGCTGGCGCTTTCAAGGCCGGTGGCATAA
- a CDS encoding DUF2950 domain-containing protein: MNSHPRGMRSLLTLTFANLAAAVALSVATVPQAHAQQNFSSPEAAMNAFGDAVIKDREDTLRKIFGNDFRELIPPLGAPVRDTFLAEWAKSHTIEPGEAGHARIVVGDDGWTFPVPIVKSDQGWHFDTRAGAEDMRLRRIGRNELAVIQAMMAIFDAQREYAQSNHDGAGVLAYASKMVSSPGKHDGLYWPTGPDDTPSPLGAAFVDASSRNAQNAGYYGYHFKLLESQGPNAPGGAYDYVVKGKLFGGFAVIAWPAQYGETGIKTFMVSHSGQVYERDLGPESAAKARATKWFDPGPGWSKVPDRDSE; this comes from the coding sequence ATGAACAGTCATCCACGCGGTATGCGCAGTTTGCTGACGCTGACGTTCGCGAACCTCGCAGCAGCCGTTGCGCTGTCGGTCGCGACCGTGCCCCAGGCGCACGCACAGCAAAACTTCAGTTCGCCAGAGGCAGCGATGAATGCGTTTGGCGACGCCGTCATCAAGGATCGTGAGGATACCTTACGCAAGATCTTCGGCAACGACTTTCGTGAGCTGATTCCACCCTTGGGCGCGCCAGTGCGGGATACCTTCCTGGCCGAGTGGGCCAAGTCCCATACCATCGAGCCAGGGGAAGCCGGACACGCGCGTATCGTCGTGGGCGACGATGGCTGGACCTTCCCGGTTCCGATCGTCAAGAGCGATCAGGGATGGCATTTCGATACACGGGCTGGCGCTGAAGACATGCGCTTGCGGCGCATCGGCCGCAACGAGCTGGCGGTCATTCAGGCGATGATGGCGATCTTTGACGCGCAGCGCGAATACGCGCAGAGCAATCACGATGGCGCAGGGGTCCTCGCCTACGCTTCGAAGATGGTCAGTTCGCCCGGTAAACATGACGGCCTGTATTGGCCAACCGGCCCGGATGACACGCCCAGTCCGCTCGGCGCGGCGTTCGTTGATGCGAGTTCGCGCAATGCGCAGAACGCCGGCTACTACGGGTATCACTTCAAGCTTCTGGAGTCACAGGGGCCAAACGCGCCTGGTGGCGCCTATGACTACGTTGTTAAGGGCAAGCTGTTTGGCGGCTTCGCGGTCATTGCCTGGCCGGCGCAGTACGGCGAGACGGGCATCAAAACGTTCATGGTGAGCCATTCCGGTCAAGTCTATGAGCGCGACCTCGGGCCGGAGAGTGCAGCGAAAGCGCGTGCCACGAAGTGGTTCGACCCAGGGCCCGGCTGGAGCAAGGTGCCCGATCGCGATAGTGAGTGA
- a CDS encoding DUF3300 domain-containing protein, with product MTNWNVRWIRAALFWLILLVAAPAFADRGPDGPAPYKPEEIEALVAPIALYPDPVLAQVLMASTYPLEIVYAARWVKANPDLKGDDAVQAVQNQTWDTSVKSLVAFPQVLEPMYDKLDWTQKLGDAFLAQQKDVFAAVQRLRSRANEAGNLKSNEQQQVLVEPAATGETSIVRIEPANPQVIYVPAYDPAVVYGAWSYPAYPPYYWPPYPAYYPGYYPGAGLAFGVGLIAAGAIFSDCNSCWGGGDINIDSDRARNVDRNFDSSKRKNAERGGRWQHDAAHRQGVAYRDNATRDKFAGAPGADRRSQYRGRGAEAGNRVSTADRPGAGNRPTTADRGGAGNIGSAADRSAGANRGGVADRSSPGNTNRVSNGNRGSYGGGYGSGRDGAFSGVGASGNVSQRNFDRGSRSMQGSGFNRPAGGGGMRGGGGRGGRR from the coding sequence ATGACCAACTGGAACGTACGATGGATAAGGGCCGCACTCTTCTGGCTGATTCTGCTGGTGGCGGCTCCTGCCTTTGCGGATCGCGGTCCGGACGGCCCCGCACCCTACAAGCCGGAGGAGATTGAAGCGCTGGTTGCGCCGATCGCCCTCTATCCGGACCCGGTTCTGGCTCAGGTCTTGATGGCGTCCACGTACCCGCTCGAAATCGTCTATGCGGCGCGCTGGGTGAAAGCGAACCCTGATCTAAAGGGCGATGACGCCGTGCAGGCGGTCCAGAACCAGACCTGGGACACCAGCGTGAAGTCTCTGGTTGCATTCCCCCAGGTCCTGGAGCCGATGTATGACAAGCTGGACTGGACGCAGAAGCTCGGCGACGCGTTCCTTGCACAGCAAAAGGACGTGTTCGCTGCGGTGCAGCGGTTGCGCTCGCGCGCAAACGAAGCAGGGAACCTGAAGTCGAACGAGCAGCAACAGGTCCTCGTTGAGCCGGCGGCCACTGGAGAGACGTCCATCGTGCGGATCGAGCCCGCCAATCCACAAGTGATCTATGTGCCCGCTTACGACCCGGCCGTCGTGTACGGCGCATGGAGTTACCCGGCCTATCCGCCGTACTACTGGCCACCGTATCCCGCCTACTACCCCGGTTACTATCCAGGTGCGGGGCTCGCGTTTGGCGTCGGCCTTATTGCGGCCGGTGCGATCTTCTCGGACTGCAATTCGTGTTGGGGCGGAGGCGACATCAACATCGATTCGGACAGGGCGAGGAACGTCGACCGTAACTTCGACAGTTCGAAGCGCAAGAACGCAGAGAGGGGCGGCCGCTGGCAACACGATGCAGCCCATCGTCAGGGCGTCGCCTACCGGGACAACGCCACGCGCGACAAGTTCGCGGGTGCGCCCGGGGCCGACAGGCGGTCACAGTATCGGGGACGCGGTGCCGAGGCAGGTAACCGCGTGTCCACGGCCGATCGTCCGGGCGCGGGCAACCGGCCCACGACCGCCGACAGAGGCGGCGCAGGCAATATTGGGTCGGCGGCAGACCGTTCCGCTGGCGCGAACCGGGGTGGTGTGGCCGATCGCAGTTCCCCCGGCAATACGAACCGCGTCAGCAACGGCAATCGGGGGAGCTATGGCGGTGGATATGGCAGCGGGCGCGACGGCGCGTTTTCTGGCGTCGGGGCGAGCGGGAATGTTTCGCAGCGCAACTTCGACAGGGGAAGCCGAAGCATGCAGGGTTCGGGCTTTAACCGGCCAGCGGGCGGCGGTGGTATGCGCGGCGGCGGTGGTCGCGGCGGCAGACGCTGA